In Cryptomeria japonica chromosome 1, Sugi_1.0, whole genome shotgun sequence, the sequence TGCTGTTAAATTCAGGAGGATGGGGTATGAGGGGCCTAGCAGATGCCCTCTCtatgagatgaatgaagaagacaccaaCCATCTCCTCCTCAATTGCACCTATGCAAATCAATGTTGGGTCTGGTTTACCAAGAAACACGGCTGGTCCTCTGCCTTTCCCCAATCCATTTTAGGGATACTCAGAGTCTGGCCTCTCCTTAGGTGAGGGTGTCTTTTTGAAGGCTTATGGATCTCTCTTCCATCTTCCATAATATGGGAactttggaaggagagaaatagacgtctttttgaaaatgaaaaactagaggttcatCAGGTAATCAATAAAATTGAGGCTGTTATTATTGAACTCATAAACAGACGGATAAACTCTGGTATGAAAAAGAATGCCACAGTAacctattgggatgaaaagatgaaaggaCTATGGGAGGGACTATCCTTCCCACCCTTTGTGGGGGATGGCCTTGAGGGAAATCTCAGGAGAAGAGCTAAATGTAGGTGGCATCCCCCAGGCGAGGGATGGCTTAAGTTAAACTTTAATGGGGCATCCCGGGGAAATCTAGGAGTGGCAGGCATAGGATGCTCTATCCacaattgggaaggcaaggaaatTGTCATCCGTGCTCTCCCTGTAGGTATCAAATCCAATAACTAGGCGGAATTGATGGCCTTGGTGGAAGGCCTGCATCTTTGTAGAAAATTAGGTGTGAAGTATTTGGATATTGAAGGGGATTGCAATTATTGTCAATGCTCTTATAAAAGGCAGTATGCCCAATTGGAGACTCAACACCCTACTGTCTCGGGCCATAAATTTATGCCAAGGGTTTGAGAGGTTTATAGTaaatcatatctatagggaaggtaacAAAAGAGCGGATGAGTTAGCTAACATGGGAGCGGATGACATCCATCTTCCCTCAAACTACATCTGAAGCTTGCCACTCTCAAATATATGCTTTGCCAATTGCAAACCTATTCAGACTTAGGCATATAATAAGCCCACCACTCACTCACACTTACACTCATTTTTGAAATATATATAAcacataaaaatatttatatattcttTTTCAATCCCACCCAATAACCtccatgtatatgtgtgtgtgtgtgtgtgtgtgtgtgtgtgtgtgtgtgtgtgtgtgtgtgtgtgtgtgtgtgtgtgtgtgtgtgtgtgtgtgtgtgtgtgtgtgtgtgtgtgtgtgtgtgtgtgtgtgtgtgtgtctatgtgtgtgtgtgtgtgtgtatatatatatatatatatacacacacttgcatatataatttatatttatatatataggtctcatatatacatatatatatgagatacaatatATACACTtgcatatataatttatatttatatatacaggtctcatatatacatatatatatgagatacatacatacatatatatatatatatatatatatatatatatatatatatatatatatatatatatatatatatatatatatatatatatattcagattcatatttatatataatttaagtGAATAGACAAATGTATACCCTATTCCGATTCATCAGCAATGCAAATTCTACATAGTTTTAAGACTAGTAGGAGGCAATAGTAGATGGGAATAGGCATATGTATATAAACATGTATGCATATCTTGTCACATTTTGAAATATGCAgatatggatatataggtattactaTTCACATATACATTGtattctattaggattaaaattttACCTAGCCATTAAAATTCCACCATTTTTCTTATCTTTGCCACCTAAATTTAGTTGACCTCTTATCCTTAGCCTAAGCTGTCAGGAGAGATGTGCCTTTCCGATGGCGGACATCACGTGTCTGCATCACCTCCTCGATTAGTACCATTGTGATGACACCCTAGCAAATGTTGAGGTGACCCTCACCCAGCGATTTGAAATCTTGAGTACTCTCAGCTTAAAGGCTTAGGCGGTGGTAATTATGTCTTAAATCTTTGGAGATCGCATCACTTGCATCGTGACCCTCAGATATTGACCCTAACCTGCTCTGGGATCTTCTTACGAAGCATCAACTCGCCAGCTTTATCTAGGTTGCTGGGTTGGTGCCTTTGTCTGTCTCTCTTTCAGCTACGATGGATACCACTCTTAGACTTCTCAGGCTGAAGCGTCAGATGGCCTTTGTTGGAGAGATTAAAGAGGAAAGAATGAAAGGCATCCTGGCCCAATAGAATCCTCTGATTACTGGAGTCGTGATGAAAACTTTGGGGAAAGACTATCTCCTAAATGAGGACCGAACTAGAGAGAACTCTGACATCGCAACAATGTTCCTAGCTATCACCATGCATCTAGAGAAAGATAGAGAAGTAGTGGTGAAGATGTGTAAAAAGGTCTTCAAAAAGGAAGTCTTGGGCGAACTAGATAGGTTGGTGGTCAACATTGATGAGGAGCTTATGGCTCCTAAGCCCTGGGACTATGATGTTCTTATCCGAAAGAATAAGCCAGTGCCTCGATTCACCATCCTAGTCATTGAGGAGCAGGCGGCCTTTGATGCTTATAGTCCTATCAGAAGCAGTAATTTCTTCTTCCTCTCGTGGATTCTACAGGTCAAAAAGCCCTCGCAGGAGAAGTGGCTAATTAACTACCTCGAAGCTGAAAATATCACAGTCATCCCGGACAATATGCCAATCCCTCCCTCTCCCGCTGACCCCTCTTCAGCAAAGCCAGAGAGCTCGGGCTCCATGAATCCTCAGAAGCAGGGTAGGAGAGGATGAGACTCCTCCCATAAGGAAAGCCTCCTAGTTTTTTGGCCCTCCGGGTTTCTGGTGTTATGATAAGTGTTTTAAGCGGCCACTATTGGGGATCTTGCCTTTGGTTTTCCTTTCGTCTCTTTTGGACTCTCTATGGTTTTGATTCCATACATACTATATATGCTAAGAAGACTTATGAATGTTCAGTATATATATTTTCTAGACTTAGTTATGTTTTCGCTCAAATTCTAGCATATGGGTTTTGCTATTTCTCTGCTCATTCAATCGTCTATCTCTCTTTTAAGGCAAAGATGGCCCAacttgacacacacacacacacacacacatatacagagGCTTTTAAATTCATATATTCTCAGTAACCACTCAGctatctttgcatatgtttatttatttgcaatattaACTCTATAGCATAGATTGGTTCTGCTTCCTTACAAAAGATTTATAAATACCTTGAGCATTCTCAGTAATGAGGTCTCTTATCCTAGGTAGTTGTTAGCCTCATAACAAGAAATTATCTATGATTTCAGCTAGTTTAAATCTATGATGGTTGTCATTAGTTGAATTCTTCGTTTCTCCCCAAAAAATCTTCCTTGGGCGGATTTGGTACTAGATGAGCATTATGGATACAGGGCATCTTTGTTGGCTAACAATTTCTGCGATACTATGATGATTTGACAGGGTGCTAAAATCTGGCAGGTATTACCTGCGGTAAGATTTTGTTAAGTTAGTTATGCCCCAAGCGTTATATCTTCTGTAGTCTGAAATCTTTGCTTTACTCTACCATTAAGTTGGGTTGAAAGGTGTATTGAGGTTCTTATGCAGTTTAGGGGCTTTGTCAGATCCATACATTGCATTTTTAGGCAAAGATTGGGCTATCATACCGATCAAGGTGGTTATTTTTAGGGAAGGGGCATCTTGCAGCTCAAAGGAAATTTTGATGTTTCTAAAAGCATTCTCTTGTAGATCTTCCTGGATATTAGATACATAGATCCTTGTATCATCTCCCTTTTTAAGTTGTATCTAGTTTCATTTttctgatccattaatggatctgggCTAGACAGGAggttccctccattctttcctaacggtgcccacactgaatggagttgtaattgtaattgtaattttcTCTTATTAATAAAAACTCTTTGGCCTTGGCattttattgatcaaaaaaaaaaaaaatctacataaatataaaaaatattactcatatacatacacatacatgaaaaaatgtaaataaaattaaaattattttaaattaaaataaaaaataactccTAGACCAAAATAATTCATAACCAATTGATTATGTTCACACTATATATCTATGAATATACCAAATAGGGAGGAAAATTATATCAACCTCCCCACCTCGAAAAGCAATATTAGTCTTAAGTTTAAATGTACAAATATTATCTATGGCAAGTGGGGGTGAAGCAAATTACCTTGAGCTTGTTGAACCCCCTCCAACCATAATACATTTCTAACATTTTTCTTCCATAAGAGGAATGATCATGGTTTGGCAACATGAATGTGCAACTTAGAGAATATCAAATACATTCCTACAACTTCTTGTGTGGCCAAGGTCTTGTAGCAGGCTAGTCATGGCCACCCTAATGTCCATGTAAGGTTCCAAAAATCAATTTCTTTTGGCAATTTGAAAATCCTAAGCACCCACATCCTCAACTTTGTGTTGTGTATTCCAAGATTTTTGTAAGGTATGAATTTGTTCATTGGTACCTCACTTGATACCCTTAGTTGTCTCTACTTTCCTTGTCTTTGCCCATCTTCTCCTCCCCCCTCCCCTCATTTGATTGTTCCCAGCTCATCGACTTACCTTTCCTCTCCTTCTTCATAGAatccataattttttattttttgctctcAATGGCCACACATATTCACTTGTTTTCCTAAAAAACCTCATGTTATTATTAATTTTTGTATACACTATCAACTATCATCTCCACCAATCATAACTACATATTTATTATACAACCAATTTTTTACCTTCATGCTATCATGAACTTCACTAGACCAAAAATTCATTgacatttaaaaaatattttaattattattcatttttttattaGAAGTGAGTCATCAACACCAAAATAGAAGATTAATTGTCTACTCAAGACAAGAAAATACTAGAATTTTTAGAATTTATTAAAAACATATGATGTACtagatattaaaataatttttatgccgagaggcatctacaatgacatcaaaatgtccgtaaacaaaaatccatttttgaaacaatttgacatgcaaatgaggGGTGAATGAATGAAATATGCAATGTTTcaacttttgtggaggtgttattttattgttTTAGAAAAACATTTATTTTACACATGAttatcttctattataagatatctctctgcatattttacatatattttttaaataaaagtatACTAGTTTTATTTTAGATAAATAGAAGTTGCATCCCATAGAAATAGTTGTGTATTAATATACACAATTGttaagatttatttaaaaatatatttatagaaaCCTGAAAAAAAATCCATATACTCAAGCTTCAAGTTATAATTGAAAAAGATGAAAGAGGAAAAAGAAATACTATGTAAAATAAATATATCCCACTTAACCCCATTTTACAACTAAATTATAATGTCAATCTTCCAAAAACTACATTCaaagatttttattttatataGAATACACAAACAAATCtctttatatatgcatatatgtattcatatatatacatataaatgtatatgtatatgcgcatatatatatatgcgcatatatatatatatatatatatatatatatatatatatatatatatatatatatatatatatatatatatatatatatatatatatatatatatatatatatatatatataatctctgtgtgtgtgtgtgtgtacatatacatacatatatgtgtatatatgtatatgtatatgtatgtatatgtatgtgtgtatgaaaataatgatttaaaaaaaaacatttgatattttatttaataaataatttataataaacCTCTCAAATGATATAAATTaaagtatatgcatatatatattcatatatatacataaaatatatatgtatatgcacatatttgcctatatatatatatatatgtatgtatgtatgtatgtatgtatgtatgtatgtatgtatgtatgtatgtatacatatacacatacacatacacatacatatatacatacacatacacatatatgtatgtatatgtatgtgtgtgtgaaaataatgatttaaaaaaaacatttgatattttatttaataaataatttataataaacCTCTCAAACGATATCAATTAAAGTATAAAACAGACATTGTTCAAAAATTTATAAGACATATAAACTGAATTAAGTAGCTTTAACATGTTTTCAATTTTAAAACCTGAAGacattttcttttttttcctaTATAATGGAAAAGTAAATCAATTATAAAGAGACATATACCAGCTTTGCCTgtattttgtttttcaaatttaaaataacctTTCGAAAATGGAGGGCAAGTACAGTATTGAGGCCTGTATTGTAAGTCTGTTGTCTGATAAAAACAATATGAGCAAACTAAATCAATTCAAATTATAATGCTCAGACTTCGTTATAACCACTAACAAAACATTCCAAGTGTAGTTTAAGTTTGTATGTTTATACTGGAAGTTTAAGTAACAGATATGTAATTGTTTTGCAGGTTGATATAATATAAACAGTTTTGAACATTCTTTTATCAATTTTTAAGTTAGAATATATAGATGTCGAATTCATTCAAGAATCAAATCTGGTTCGAACATGTTTTCAGGGGTTCGCattttgatagatgattttttcATCACATACCATCCTCCTCATCAATTATACGCAATTAATTGAATTACAATCTTTTAACTTTCCCAGTTATAAAAATAACTTATGAATGCAGCTACAGTTCTGAGAAATAGTTTTAATCAAACCAATAGTGAAGCATGCATTCCTGAATCTGTTCAGAAATTGAGAGAGTGTTGCAGAATGTGAAGAATATATAGGGAACAACAAAGTCAGTCGTGACGTTTTATTGTAATACAAAGAAATAGGATTTACATAAGAATCCAATGCAGTTAAGTCATGGTGATTGCCTTCATTTGAATAGAAACAAAGCTTCACAATTCCGGCATAGTACTTACAATAATTTAAGGAAAAGATTTATATCGATGAATTTTTCTAGTTTTCGTATATTTCATCTTTACGATTATAGCTATCTAATATAGGAGTATGAGTCTTAGGGTGAAACCTCTTCAACTAAGAGTTAAGGATTGAGGGGTATCTATTTCGCCTCAGcttcatcccttatgatgttggagccttgcactcaacaagacttgatctttggtaggctCATTAAcaaccaagggcccattgacatgAATAGCAATTTTATATCGATTCCTTATAAAAAGAGTAAATAGGGGAGatgacccagtagtcgtgcaccctaacttataattaaggtttcagggccacatcatcaagtatggtgccacattagcatgctttttgccaaggtgtccaaaacagccccccaaaaaagtgaaaCCAATAGGCGTACAAAAGAGGCCCCAACACTtgtgcaactgatgtggcatcacatgattggttacttttctcaactattggtacattttctaacaataacaactttaaagtcacaactattggtgcataaacacacaaaaattgatattttatgtttcaaacaatagtttttatttgtactattATTAGAGCAAAAAGTaacaacaaccctcacaacaattggtacatgctcaactactggtacTCTTCTCCTAGTTGTCTTATTTTTGTTGACTGAAATTTATATTTGATGGTTAAACTAGATGCTAAATAAGAATAGTCGTGTACAATACCCTTCCAACTTTCATTGTGACATGTCTTTTGCTATTTCCAACTTCTTGATTTCATCTCCCTAATTGACCTAAAAAATTTCTTCTATTAAATGATTTTGTAAATTGTTTGAATTAATAATTTGTATTGACTTAACTActcttaattaatattatttttttatcattcCATTATTTTTTCAAATGTTTCTTATGTAAGAGTAGCATGTTAATCAACCGTTATTGTTCTATTATCCACCACTTTCTACCACTTCTTTATTCAAATTCCATTTTTAAGTAGTATTGCCATTCATGTGGTGAAATTTGTTCTAGGAAGCTAATGAATAAGATATGTAACTACTTAGTATGTAGCACCTTAAGAATTTATTTTGTATAGATGATTAGATACCAATTAAAAGAAATGGTTTAATTATAGAAAGAGTTCTAGAACAATGGTGCATTTTGGTTCAATGTTTGGTGGATAGACCATTATATATGCATTTTTTTATCATTGACAAAAATTAAATTGTAACTTtccaaaataattatttttctattaaagttttatttattttacaAATGCTACAAAAAGGAGGAAAAATAGTTGATGGTTGAAAAAATGTTAATTATTAACTATTCTTTGTGCGTTCCAACTATTTTTTAACTAATTTCAACTATATAGAGAAACTTGTCAAAATATTGACGAAGTTATTTACTTGTAAGTGTTAAAACTGAGGTGGTGTAGTCAAAAGTTGAAAAGGCTCCCAACACACTTAGCTTTTAAAAAGTAAAAGTAGACAATTAGTAGATAAACTTTTACCATTTTCATGAATGGAATTACTAAATTCAAATAGAAACATGTTGCAATGGATAAAACTAGATGAATGTGGGGTCACTTAAGCTTGATGGAAATAACTTAACAAGTACCTTCTTTTTATGAAAATAAGTGAAGCATGTAGTTTGGAAACAATGGATCACCTCAACTATTGGACAACATTGTACCCCAAAtccatttatttttaaattattttctcataATCATCAACGTGATTATCTTAAAGTGCAAATCTACTCATTATGGGGTCCCAATAATGCAAAAGATCATGTTCAACATGATAAATAGCTTGATGTGTAGGTAAATCATAGACCTGTTCCTCAAGAAGGATGTAAGAAATAAATTTCTATATAGTTGCACATTATCTTCACACAAGCCAAGTAAAAATTATAAGATCATGTGGTGCTTCTTCTTTAAAAAATGTCTAAGGACCATATGTTTTCTCAATAGAAAATGTTTAAAAGGGGGCACCCTACAATTAATCAAAGATATATGATatgaaaacataaaagaatatatgATTTCAAAGAGGGGTACATCATCATGATGCAAAGAAGTATCAATGGGGTCCTCCAAAGAAGGGCTACTAGAGTGTGAAGAAagagaacaataaaaaatattggTTCCATCCATCATAAACTAAATCATCACCAATCAAATGGTCATCATCCACATAATAAGAAGATAAGGAACTTTCACTATGGTGTTTACTAGATGTCTCATTTTAATAGACCATGAGCCAAAAGTCATGTAAGAAAAGGACTATTATGAACTACATGGAAGAAACAACCTCATATGAAGGTGAACATAAACAAGGTGTATCATGCAAGGTTACATTTATAGTGATATAATCTAAGTAAAATCATTGCAAAGCTCATCACTAGGATATGCATCATAGATAGGCAACCCTAAATAGAATATTTATTATAGAGGTTCACAAAAGTATAgccatcaataaaaacatcctTAAGCATTAGAGAAGTTGTATCATCATCCTATGTAAGTGCAAGTTAAACATGGGTTGATTATGTGCACACTACTAGGCTTCTCAAGAAAGGATAAATCAATATAGGCATATAGAGGAGAGCTATCGAGAGATGTAAAATAACAGGTTTACCAAGTGTTGAATCAATATACACAAGTGAGGACATGATATAGGGAGATATCTTAAAAAGTAAAAGTAGACAATTAGTAGATAAACTTTTACCATTTTCATGAATGGAATTACTAAATTCAAATAAGAAGTTGTAGAAACGTGTTGCAATGGATAAAACTAGATGAATGTGGGATCACTTAGGCTTGATGGAAATAACCTCACAAGTACCTTGTTCTTATGAAAATAAGTGAAGCATGTAGTTTGGAAGCTAATCGATCACCTCAACTATTGTACAATATTGTGTCACAAATCcacttattaaatttattttctcataATCATGAACGTGATTATCTTAAAGTGCAAATCTACTCATTATGGGGTCCCAATAATGCAAAAGATCATGTTCAACATGCTATATAGATTGATGTGTAGGTAAATCATAGACCTATTTCTCAAGGAGGTTGTAAGAAATAAATTTCTATATAGTTTCACATTATCTTCACACAAGCCAAGTAAAGATTATAAGATCATGTGGTGCTTCTTCTTTATGAATGTCTAAGGACCATATATTTTCtcaatagaattttttttaaagggAGCACCCTACAATTAATCAAAGATATATGATATGAAAACATAAAAGAATCTATGATTTCAAAGAGGGGTACATCATCATGATGCAAAGAAGTATCAATGGGGTCCTCCAAAGAAGGGCTACTAGAGTGTGAAGAAagagaacaataaaaaatattggTTCCATCCATCATAAACTAAATCATCACCAATCAAATGGTCATCATCCACATAATAAGAAGATAAGGAACTTTCACTATGGTCTTTACTAGATGTTTCATGTTAATAGACCATGAGCCAAAAGTCATTTAAGAAAAGGACTATTATGAACTACATGGAAGAAACAACCTCGTATGAAGGTGAACATAAACAAGGTGTATCATGCAAGGTTACATTTATAGTGATATAATCTAAGTAAAATCATTGCAAAGCTCATCACTAGGATATGCATCATAGATAGGCAACCCTAATAGAATATTTATTAGAGAGGTTCACAAAAGTATAgccatcaataaaaacatcctTAAGCATTGGAGAAGTTGTATCATCATCCTATGTAAGTGCAAGTGAAACATGGGTTGATTATGTGCACACTACTAGGCTTCTCAAGAAAGGATGAATCAATATAGGCATATAGAGGAGAGCTATCAAGAGATGTAAAATAATAGGTTTACCAAGTGTTGAATCAATATACACAAGTGTATGACATGATATAGGGAGATATCTTAAAGCATAATGAGATAGGAAGCAAATGTGGCAAGGAAAGCAGGAAAGGTGTCCATATTAAACTATTCAACAATGAAATGCAAGGGAGAGTAAATGGGTAAGGATCGTAAATGTAGTCAACAATGTACCCCAAGCCCTAGTTAAGATAGATAAATGAAGCACAAGTAATGGTTGATCTAAAcactaataaaaataaaataaaatacatctATAAAAAATATTGGATATGAACTATTTTGATTTTAGCTCATGCAATCAAATTGAGTGAAGTTAGTTGTAACTTTTTTATGAATGTAATGTTTAATGAATCAATTTCTAATTCTCATATATATCTATACTTACAATAACACACTTGCATGTTAGGTTACATATAGAAAGAGGGTTATATATTTTGAAAAACTAATCACTGAAAAAGCTTCTTTTTCATTTCTAGAATGTAGTAGTTCTATTTAGATATAAAATTGAACTAGAATCATATATTTTCACGTATAACTAAATTTTTCTACAAATAATACATATCATGATAAACTATAAACATTTATAGTTATCAAACATTTAATAACACCTTTATATatcttattaataataaataacaacaTTGTACCTTATATTATATCAGTAGACATTTGTCATGGTGATAAATTGAAGTAGTATGATTCTATCATTAATAGAAAATTCCTAAAACAAAATATAAAGACAGAATTAATGATGGACTGGACATAATCATTATAATAAAAATACAATTTCTCATCTTTCTAAGATGATGCTAATCAGATAAAATTTGTTTTTCTTTAATTGAGTTTTGTAAAGTCATCTGTCAAAATGAGAAATATATGGTGACTCttatttttaattgaataaaaagcTGAATTTAGAGTTACAGACTAGTAAGCCAATTGATAGAACATGATTCAACTCTTGTTTCTCTTCACCTTCCTCGTAAACATGATGAACAAGGTACCCACCCATTCTTTCTGTAAGGAAATAATCTTAAGTGTCACACTGCACCCATAGAATGAGCTTCTAGGGGTTGCATACCTCAGTCAGGTATTgaggaaaagaaaaaaacaagaagaattttcaaagaTTAGCAGAAAACTCACCTGGTTATATTTAAAGGAGGGTGGTGAGGCTGATCAGGTATTGAGTTCTGCATGTCTCCCTGAATGCCAACTGTGAAGCATATCAAGTGTTTTGACAGGTTTCTCAGATG encodes:
- the LOC131062499 gene encoding uncharacterized protein LOC131062499 isoform X1, whose amino-acid sequence is MYGLYSGVFQLYTDSDTSVINNRKGRLAKVRSRCPMNYFQWMWFAWLPVCHLRNLSKHLICFTVGIQGDMQNSIPDQPHHPPLNITRSSFYGCSVTLKIISLQKEWVGTLFIMFTRKVKRNKS
- the LOC131062499 gene encoding uncharacterized protein LOC131062499 isoform X3, giving the protein MYGLYSGVFQLYTDSDTSVINNRKGRLAKVRSRCPMNYFQWMWFAWLPVCHLRNLSKHLICFTVGIQGDMQNSIPDQPHHPPLNITRKNGWVPCSSCLRGR
- the LOC131062499 gene encoding uncharacterized protein LOC131062499 isoform X2; the encoded protein is MYGLYSGVFQLYTDSDTSVINNRKGRLAKVRSRCPMNYFQWMWFAWLPVCHLRNLSKHLICFTVGIQGDMQNSIPDQPHHPPLNITSVTLKIISLQKEWVGTLFIMFTRKVKRNKS